In Rattus norvegicus strain BN/NHsdMcwi chromosome 1, GRCr8, whole genome shotgun sequence, a genomic segment contains:
- the Map6 gene encoding microtubule-associated protein 6 isoform 3 (isoform 3 is encoded by transcript variant 3), with product MAWPCITRACCIARFWNQLDKADIAVPLVFTKYSEATEHPGAPPQPPAPPQPGLAPPSRAVAIETQPAQGESDAVARATGPAPGPSGDRETAAAPGRSGLGLGAASGSTSGSGPADSVMRQDYRAWKVQRPEPSCRPRSEYQPSDAPFERETQYQKDFRAWPLPRRGDHPWIPKPVQIPATSQPSPPVLGMPKRRPQSQERGPIQLSADARDPEGAGGAGVPAAGKASGADQRDTRRKAGPAWMVTRTEGHEEKPLPPAQSQTQEGGPAAGKASGADQRDTRRKAGPAWMVTRTEGHEEKPLPPAQSQTQEGGPAAGKASGADQRDTRRKAGPAWMVTRTEGHEEKPLPPAQSQTQEGGPAAGKASGADQRDTRRKAGPAWMVTRTEGHEETPLPPAQSQTQEGGPAAGKASGADQRDTRRKAGPAWMVTRTEGHEETPLPPAQSQTQEGGPAAGKASGADERDTRRKAGPAWMVRRSEGHEQTTAAHAQGTGPEGGKGRAVADALNRQIREEVTSTVSSSYRWTASS from the exons ATGGCGTGGCCGTGCATCACTAGGGCCTGCTGCATAGCCCGCTTCTGGAACCAGCTGGACAAGGCGGACATTGCGGTGCCGCTGGTTTTCACCAAGTACTCGGAGGCCACCGAACATCCAGGCGCCCCTCCGCAGCCACCAGCGCCGCCGCAGCCCGGGTTAGCGCCCCCCTCGCGTGCTGTCGCCATAGAGACGCAGCCAGCCCAGGGAGAGTCGGATGCAGTTGCCCGGGCAACAGGGCCGGCACCCGGGCCCAGCGGTGACCGCGAGACTGCAGCCGCCCCCGGCCGGAGCGGGCTGGGCTTGGGCGCGGCCTCCGGCTCCACTTCCGGCTCAGGCCCGGCGGACTCGGTGATGCGACAGGACTACCGTGCCTGGAAGGTGCAGCGGCCCGAGCCCAGCTGCCGGCCGCGAAGCGAGTACCAGCCGTCCGACGCGCCCTTCGAGCGCGAGACCCAGTACCAGAAGGACTTCCGCGCCTGGCCACTGCCCCGCCGCGGGGACCACCCCTGGATCCCCAAGCCCGTGCAGATCCCTGCGACTTCGCAGCCTTCCCCGCCTGTTCTCGGGATGCCCAAGCGTCGGCCTCAAAGCCAAGAGCGCGGGCCCATACAACTTTCTGCTGATGCCCGGGACCCGGAGGGTGCTGGAGGAGCCGGGGTGCCGGCGGCCGGAAAGGCGTCCGGTGCAGACCAGCGTGACACACGCCGGAAGGCAGGGCCAGCATGGATGGTGACTCGCACCGAAGGGCACGAGGAGAAGCCTCTGCCCCCGGCCCAGTCCCAGACCCAGGAAGGCGGTCCTGCAGCTGGAAAGGCGTCCGGTGCAGATCAGCGTGACACACGCCGGAAGGCGGGACCCGCGTGGATGGTGACTCGCACCGAAGGGCACGAGGAGAAGCCTCTGCCCCCGGCCCAGTCCCAGACCCAGGAAGGCGGTCCTGCAGCTGGAAAGGCGTCCGGTGCAGATCAGCGTGACACACGCCGGAAGGCGGGACCCGCGTGGATGGTGACTCGCACCGAAGGGCACGAGGAGAAGCCTCTGCCCCCGGCCCAGTCCCAGACCCAGGAAGGCGGTCCTGCAGCTGGAAAGGCGTCCGGTGCAGATCAGCGTGACACACGCCGGAAGGCGGGACCCGCGTGGATGGTGACTCGCACCGAAGGGCACGAAGAGACGCCGCTGCCACCCGCCCAGTCCCAGACCCAGGAGGGCGGCCCTGCCGCTGGAAAGGCGTCCGGTGCAGATCAGCGTGACACACGCCGGAAGGCGGGACCCGCGTGGATGGTGACTCGCACCGAAGGGCACGAAGAGACGCCGCTGCCACCCGCCCAGTCCCAGACCCAGGAGGGCGGCCCTGCCGCTGGAAAGGCATCTGGTGCAGATGAACGCGACACGAGGAGGAAGGCGGGGCCGGCCTGGATGGTGCGTCGCTCCGAGGGGCACGAGCAGACGACCGCTGCCCATGCCCAAGGCACAGGGCCCGAAGGAGGCAAAGGGCGCGCGGTGGCTGATGCCCTCAACAGGCAAATTCGGGAGGAGGTGACGAGTACAGTAAGCAGCTCCTACAG GTGGACAGCGTCCTCCTGA